A single Argentina anserina chromosome 7, drPotAnse1.1, whole genome shotgun sequence DNA region contains:
- the LOC126802729 gene encoding squamosa promoter-binding-like protein 7, with protein sequence MEMFGHNIGGRSGQNGNNANLAWDIWEMNSGNNNGNSDILYMTATAAAVTIAEPPSGSSGSSEASLGHALVHNNNGGVQAVQQQFQNFYGGDHHQNSRLHGSQYLPDPHLMCLKLGKRNYFEDAPPPLPDHHRHVTGFPLAVGGMKRGKNLLYGDDSNGIGGASTSSLKVPRCQVEGCQVALVSAKEYHRRHKVCEMHSKASKVVVLGLEQRFCQQCSRFHVVSEFDESKRSCRRRLAGHNERRRKCSHDSLARGSSQEKKLMMAAGGFPYLSSSPTGRSALSLLSSFKSCNDSWVLSPSDLSSRSRAALRELIAENRAAILARQVISSSNRSNSNWEASAHYSNHSAQEFGDHLSQSWLSSSVQSHHHQQQQMYSANQHSWDRFHESGAHLTLDLMQQPPSPAYETLLPARDASTKAEDDECDLWKWNSF encoded by the exons ATGGAAATGTTTGGGCACAACATTGGCGGAAGATCAGGTCAGAATGGTAACAACGCAAATCTTGCTTGGGATATATGGGAGATGAATAGTGGTAACAATAATGGCAACAGCGATATACTTTACATGACGGCTACAGCGGCGGCCGTCACCATAGCGGAACCACCTTCCGGCTCAAGCGGGAGCTCCGAAGCGAGTTTGGGTCACGCGCTCGTTCACAACAATAACGGCGGCGTTCAAGCAGTGCAGCAGCAATTCCAGAATTTCTACGGTGGTGATCATCATCAGAACAGTCGTCTTCATGGGTCCCAATACCTCCCGGATCCCCACCTTATGTGCTTAAAGCTGGGGAAGAGGAACTACTTTGAGGACGCTCCTCCGCCCCTTCCTGATCACCACCGACACGTGACGGGTTTCCCTTTGGCCGTAGGGGGTATGAAGAGAGGCAAGAACTTATTGTATGGCGATGATAGCAACGGCATCGGCGGGGCTTCTACTTCGTCGTTGAAAGTGCCGCGGTGTCAGGTGGAGGGGTGCCAAGTGGCGCTGGTGAGCGCGAAGGAGTACCACCGGCGGCATAAAGTGTGTGAGATGCACTCCAAGGCCTCCAAGGTGGTAGTCTTAGGGCTGGAACAGCGCTTCTGCCAGCAATGCAGCAG GTTTCACGTAGTGTCGGAGTTTGACGAGTCTAAAAGGAGTTGTAGGAGGAGATTAGCTGGGCATAATGAGCGAAGAAGAAAATGCTCTCATGATTCTTTAGCCAGAGGCTCTTCTCAAG AGAAGAAATTGATGATGGCTGCAGGGGGGTTTCCATACCTATCGTCATCGCCGACAGGACGTAGTGCTCTCTCTCTTCTGTCATCATTCAAGAGTTGTAATGACTCTTGGGTGCTATCTCCATCTGATCTCTCCTCAAGATCCCGCGCTGCACTTCGTGAACTCATTGCAGAAAACCGTGCAGCCATCTTGGCTCGCCAGGTCATATCTTCTTCAAACAGGTCAAACTCAAACTGGGAGGCCTCAGCACATTATAGTAACCATTCGGCGCAAGAATTTGGTGACCATCTAAGCCAATCGTGGCTGTCTAGTTCTGTCCAATCCCATCACCATCAGCAGCAGCAGATGTATTCTGCTAATCAGCATAGTTGGGATAGGTTCCATGAAAGTGGTGCGCATTTGACACTTGATCTAATGCAGCAGCCCCCGAGCCCGGCATATGAGACTCTCTTGCCTGCAAGGGACGCTAGTACTAAGGCTGAAGATGACGAGTGTGACCTGTGGAAATGGAACTCCTTCTAA